In Oryzias latipes chromosome 10, ASM223467v1, the genomic window TTCTTATCCACACCCGTGTTTGATGTCATTTTCTTTCAGTAAGTGATACCTGTTGATCGGATAGCATCTCTAGTGTTTTTCCTGTGAAGAGTTTGTATTGAAACGTCCATGAAATGCAGTGAAACATTCACTGAGGTCGAAACTGGTGTCTTGTTTTATGCTTTCAGTGttgattcattttgttttgcttatcTGGATGCATCTGTAAGaagttaaccaaaaaaaaaaatccctagattttaattagaaatagaccaaaaaaaagtcaaatgatgAACATAAATGTTATAGACCAAAAGATTAGTgagcatttcttcatttttcacttttagtacctgggaaaaaaacaaatttgtgtgTTACTTTTCCCAATCTTTCATGtttaaagttactttttaaatttcttctACCAGTGAAgcctcaattaaaaaaaaactttttatttactttttctaGATAAACATTAATCCAAATCTTTCATGTTATGCTTTATATCCTTACTATGTATTTAAGTTATAACTTCATTTAGTTACATTTAGACAAGAGTGAACTTAAAAGTTCAAGTTACAATAAAATACTTGTGTATTGTAGCATTAATATAATTACTGTTGGTGTGATCAGAGATATTTGCTTCACCTACAATGGTTATGTTTTATTTCTATCttcttgattgattgattggattttagcaataaaaatacaaaaacaaggaaaaaagcaataaaagaaaatacagaaatatcAAATCTATTTAAGATCTTCACTCATAACTTgattcaaaaacaaataaaataaaacgtttctATCTTCTCTGCATTATAATGACCCACATGCATTTAtgcacacaacacattaattcAGTTTTTCTCTCTAGAGTAAGTAAAATGTAGAAATGGCATTtttagggcttttttttttcataaaatgaaCACTTTTTAAGGCTGCGCTCGATGATAATgacgtttttttctctttaaatccATCATTAAATGAAATCACGAGTGGAAGCTTTTCTATAAAAGtgcttctgcttttatttcccCCGTGTCCTCTCCCTCCGTCAGATGTGTTCTTCGTGTCACCGACCGGGCGCGACCATCGGCTGCGACGTCAAAACGTGCAGAAGGACGTATCACTACTATTGCGCCGTGAAGGACAAAGCCCAGGTCAAGGAGAATCCCTCCCAGGGGATTTACCTGTAAGGAAAACATGTGATCTGCTGAAAAACCTGCAGGTTTTTCCTGAACCTGTTCATAAATGAAGCTTCTGGGTTCTTTCGTCTGTTTAGTGTTTACTGTCGCAAACATCGCGATGCTGCTCTGGACGACGTTGAAGGTGAGACGCCttgtttctgtgcagctgcCTTCCACCTTTTACTAACTAAAATAACCGAGTTAActagtttgatttttaaatattggactAAATTTAGAATTTAAAGTCCCTCTTTGATCGTTTAATTATTGCgtttttctgggacatagttgctgcagagcagcaggagttcatcagaaatgtgcCTCTTGGGTTGTGGGGGCAGAGTAGTCCTtcctccacttcccatcatccatctatttctgctagcttacagctgcTCACATTCCCAAcctaacaacaaaaatggcgagcagtattggagccatccagctttacagttttgaggcagattcCAGCTGATCCAAATTCAAATGTTCTGCATcacaaatgtgcttttttttcccaacatcatatttttttttccgtctgctcctgatttccaattatttgaacacagaaatgcTCTGAAATGCACGTTTAAgcatctttataaatgtccctCTCTATCAGAAAAATACGGTGGctgagaggtgcaagacacgtttaagatgcaacaacaaatcccagtacaaacactgaaacacaacagcaaatcacggaGCACTTtacagagtcctgaaacacGGTTGCAAATTACCAAATAccgaaaaacagaaacaatccCGCTACAAATCCAGAAACGCAACAAAGAAAGcggcttctaacagaaagggaCGCAATATAAAACCAATcgtatatgatttttttttaagttacttattactgttttttttttttatgtggacattataaatatatgaaacagtccaagagcatttttttaagtgtattaatACAGTAAAAAATGACCACAGTGGGTTTAGCGAGGTAAAGTTTTTGCATTGTGTCCGGTATGAAGGGTATTCTTCCCTTTCCTTTAGCAGCTGCTCGCTTTGCTTCATTTGTTTCTCCGTCTTCTGCTGTCGTGTTTTACCAGCCTGTTGTGTTTCGGCATTTGTTTATTGGTACtaggttttgttgttgttgtaactTAAATGGAGACGTGTCTTGCACCACTCGGCCACCTTAGAAACAAGGACTTGTTAAAAACGTCAAAGATTTCCatcgagtgggtctttaaatattgGGAAGATCCTGCAGCAACGGGTCCGACTCTCAAACTGTTGGTTTCCTCTTCAGACGAAGAAGAAGGAGACGTGGCCAACGACTCGGACTCCTCGCCTCCACAAAGCCGAGGCAGAGGGAGGTTGGAGAAGGCCCGGGCCAAGGTCGGATCTCGTGGCCAGTCGGAAGAAAGTCGCTCCGCCTCCTCGCAGGCTGCAGATGAGGACGGCTCCTCGCATGTAAGAGAACGCCGTTTGAGTTCCTTTCGCCGTGCCAGAGTCTCGTCTGTTGACGTCTGAATGGCGTTTCAGCGGGACAGGTCCCCTCTCCGAAGCAGCCCGGCGGACAGCGGCCAGCGCTGCGGGTTCTGCCACGCCGGCGAGGAGGAGAACGAAACCAGAGGCCTGCTGCACACCGACAACTCCAAGAAAGTGGCCGCGCACTACAAGTGCATGGTGGGACGTTTAGCCCGAACGTTTCTCCCAATGCCGCCGGCTGTTATTTTCCGGTAACCTGCCGTTTCTTCCAGCTCTTTTCTTCTGGGACGGTGCAGCTGACCACAACATCACGAGCCGAATTCGGTAACTTCGACGTGAAAACGGTCATCCAGGAAATCAAAAGGGGCAAAAGAATGGTGAGGAGGACGCCGCCGCGTCAGACGAGCGGGCGTTCGGCCTGCGTTGACCTTCCCGCTCTCTGTTTCCAGAAGTGCACGTTGTGCGGTCAGTTGGGCGCCACCATTGGCTGTGAAATCAAGGCGTGTGTGAAGACCTACCACTATCACTGCGGCCTACAGGACAAAGCCAAGTACATCGAGAACATGGCCCGCGGCATCTACAAGTGAGCACCTGTCCAGAGTAAAAACCCCATTTTTTACTTGAAGGAAGAGGTGTAGCGTTCCTTTGCTGAATCCCGCTTCGCTTTATCCCGtgcaaatttgcatttttttaaacattttttaataagtaaattgtgttctgcatcctgattggctgttgactttGTCAATCAGTCATGTCTGCTGTGCAGAATGTGCTCAGTTTGCCGAAGTCGCATAAATCTTCCATCGGAGTCGGATCTTTGATTCAGTTTAATAAAACTTGACTTATTTTTCAACGAAGTTTTgtactttgagagtttaaacaagagagaaaaatgtgaaaaaggttCCCGTCTTTCTGAGAAaggtgtataaagtgtgtagtgaggagttttaccgccttaaaacatctattattatcattattaacctttatttaaccaggtaaGCTCTCATTTGgtaagggtgacctggccaagacgTCATCAGCACACGCCACAAAACAGgataaaatagaacaaaacaaTTGGAATAAATAAGATGCTATGAAATAGTCGTACAGTATGACGGTGTTAAAGTGCAGGAGATGCAAGCTGCACTAGTGGACAGTAACAAAAACACTGACGGATGGACTCTCTTTCTCTGTTACAcaggagcaaaaaaaatcaaagtgaagCAAGTTTGGACAATTTTAGTTCTATCTATGATCTTATTTGAGGATTTTATTACGAGGTATTTTTAGTACGCAACTCCCATAGTAAATGAGGCAACactatattgtatttttttgtctatgctggattttcttttagttaaaaacattctttttaagACTATTCCCTACCCCCTAATAgactatatagtgcaggactacccagtgtcctggattttaacgcaattaaatataatttaatataattttcttttttaaacagcaatatgaagtaaaaacctaataaatgtgaacatttcacaaagactatttatgaatccactctgCTCTCAACGTGAAAACTaaggaaatttaaaagaaatgaacttgcatgcatttttatttcaagcggAAAGAAtggttcaaacgcaatgcattgtggtctatattcacccaTCTAGTCTACACTGTATTTTTGCAAAGACTTCTGGGGAAATTTTCAGGGCatccccccctccaaaaaaatggGCCTATATAGTGCATTAACCTGGTGAGCAGTGAGGGAATTTGCAGAAGTTGGCGGtgttgttgccatggtaacatgACCTAACATAACCCATgagcatacatttttttctctcccaaaAGGTCAGACAGAGAAACTCAGTTATAGCTTTCCTGATGGGGAGATGctggtttaaaaatgtatttaaaaaaaaaccttatgtGCTCAGTTGatctttatttttactaaaagaaaagtgtttgttttaataGAAACTTTTCGTTTCAGAGTTTCAGAATGATGCTCTGGTGGAACTATGGTGTCTGGCGTGTTTTGATTGAGCTTCGTCGCGGTGTGTGGGAACGACGCGTCTCTGAAACGAAGTTGCAAAACACACTTTGGACAGACC contains:
- the phf6 gene encoding PHD finger protein 6 isoform X1; the encoded protein is MSGQKKGVVTRQQKCAFCRANRDKECGQLLVSDSQKVAAHHKCMLFSSALVTSHADGDTIGGFSIEDVKKEIKRGNKLMCSSCHRPGATIGCDVKTCRRTYHYYCAVKDKAQVKENPSQGIYLVYCRKHRDAALDDVEDEEEGDVANDSDSSPPQSRGRGRLEKARAKVGSRGQSEESRSASSQAADEDGSSHRDRSPLRSSPADSGQRCGFCHAGEEENETRGLLHTDNSKKVAAHYKCMLFSSGTVQLTTTSRAEFGNFDVKTVIQEIKRGKRMKCTLCGQLGATIGCEIKACVKTYHYHCGLQDKAKYIENMARGIYKLYCKNHSGNEERDEEDEERENRSRERAAIDHGGTPSTLANGN
- the phf6 gene encoding PHD finger protein 6 isoform X2, with translation MSGQKKGVVTRQQKCAFCRANRDKECGQLLVSDSQKVAAHHKCMLFSSALVTSHADGDTIGGFSIEDVKKEIKRGNKLMCSSCHRPGATIGCDVKTCRRTYHYYCAVKDKAQVKENPSQGIYLVYCRKHRDAALDDVEDEEEGDVANDSDSSPPQSRGRGRLEKARAKVGSRGQSEESRSASSQAADEDGSSHRDRSPLRSSPADSGQRCGFCHAGEEENETRGLLHTDNSKKVAAHYKCMLFSSGTVQLTTTSRAEFGNFDVKTVIQEIKRGKRMKCTLCGQLGATIGCEIKACVKTYHYHCGLQDKAKYIENMARGIYK